A window of Carassius carassius chromosome 44, fCarCar2.1, whole genome shotgun sequence contains these coding sequences:
- the map4k3a gene encoding mitogen-activated protein kinase kinase kinase kinase 3 isoform X6 has product MNSSFDLSRRNPQEDFELIQRIGSGTYGDVYKARNVSTGELAAIKVIKLEPGEDFAVVQQEIIMMKDCKHSNIVAYFGSYLRRDKLWICMEYCGGGSLQDIYHVTGPLTESQIAYVTRETLQGLFYLHSKGKMHRDIKGANILLTDNGYVKLADFGVSAQITATLAKRKSFIGTPYWMAPEVAAVERKGGYNHLCDIWAVGITAIELAELQPPMFDLHPMRALFLMTKSNFQPPKLKDKVKWTNNFHNFVKLALTKNPKKRPPADKLLQHPFVSQPLSRILAIELLDKVNNPDHSSYTDLDDDDPEPEPAVSVPHRIRSASRSSREGKSLSEINFGQVKFDPPITTETKPHHEPDLQMDYGQGSPKGSILGGNRSLLKSVEEELHQRGHEAHLEDDDGDDLDDELQHTKSSTMRPKVPPPLPPKPKPSPGPHQSPSGDHDGNQDTIKRCPEPESPARSSINIPPRPPPPRLPANQLSSLGNGMSPSEHSPSTERQSTMPPAVPVPKDKKDFPKPISNGLPPTPKVHMGACFSKVFNGCPLKIHCATSWINPGTRDQYLIFGAEEGIYTLNLNELHETSMEQLFPRRCTWLYVMSNSLLSISGKACHLYSHSLMGLFEHARQMQKLPVAIPTHKLPDKIIPRKFSVSTKIPETRGCQKCCVVRNPYTGHKYLCGAFQSSVVLFEWVESMQKFMLVKSIDFPLPCPLEVFEMLVVPEHQYPLICIAVSKGTELNQVVHFETLNPNSTSNWFDSDTPQSCVIHVTQLERDTILVCLDRCIKIVNLQGRLKSSRKLSAELTFNFQIESIVCLQDSVLAFWRHGMQGRSFKSNEITQEISDSSRIFRLLGSDRVVVLESRPTDNPTAHSNLYILAGHENSY; this is encoded by the exons GCGAGGACTTTGCAGTGGTTCAGCAGGAAATAATCATGATGAAAGACTGCAAGCACTCTAACATTGTGGCCTATTTCGGTAGTTACTTAAG GAGGGATAAATTATGGATATGTATGGAATACTGTGGGGGAGGTTCACTGCAAGACATATATCATG TTACTGGGCCACTAACAGAATCACAGATAGCATATGTAACAAGAGAAACCCTTCAG GGTTTATTTTACCTACACAGCAAAGGAAAGATGCACAGAGACATAAAG GGCGCCAATATTTTATTGACAGACAATGGTTACGTCAAGCTAG CTGATTTTGGTGTGTCTGCACAGATCACAGCAACACTAGCTAAAAGAAAATCCTTCATCGGGACTCCTTATTG GATGGCCCCAGAGGTGGCCGCCGTGGAGAGGAAAGGAGGATACAATCACCTGTGTGACATCTGGGCTGTGGGCATCACCGCCATTGAACTAGCCGAACTGCAACCTCCCATGTTTGACCTTCATCCAATGAG GGCTCTGTTTCTGATGACGAAAAGCAACTTTCAACCCCCCAAATTAAAAGACAAAGTTAAATG GACCAATAATTTCCACAATTTTGTGAAGCTGGCTTTGACGAAAAATCCAAAGAAACGGCCACCAGCTGACAAGTTATTGCAG CATCCCTTTGTGTCCCAGCCATTAAGTCGAATTTTGGCGATTGAGCTGCTGGATAAAGTGAACAACCCCGATCACTCGTCCTACACAGACCTGGATGATGACGACCCAGAGCCGGAG CCTGCAGTGTCTGTTCCACATCGGATTCGCTCAGCAAGCCGTAGCAGTCGGGAAGGGAAGTCTCTGTCAGAGATTAACT TCGGTCAGGTGAAGTTTGACCCTCCTATAACAACAGAGACAAAACCACATCATGAACCG GATTTACAGATGGATTATGGGCAGGGATCCCCTAAAGGCTCCATCCTGGGAGGAAATAG aagCCTCTTGAAATCCGTTGAAGAGGAGCTGCATCAGAG GGGGCATGAGGCTCATTTGgaggatgatgatggtgatgatcttGATGATGAATTGCAACA CACAAAAAGCTCCACTATGAGGCCTAAGGTCCCACCACCGCTTCCTCCCAAA CCAAAGCCCAGTCCCGGACCGCATCAAAGCCCCTCCGGTGATCATGACGGTAACCAGGACACTATAAAGCGCTGCCCGGAGCCCGAAAGCCCCGCTCGATCATCTATCAACATACCCCCTCGACCTCCACCTCCTCGACTGCCCGCAAACCAGCTCAGCAGTTTAG GCAATGGAATGAGCCCGTCTGAACACTCGCCCTCAACAGAGAGACAGTCCACAATGCCCCCTGCTGTTCCTGTACCAAAGGACAAGAAAGATTTCCCA AAACCCATCAGCAATGGTCTCCCACCAACTCCAAAGGTTCAT ATGGGAGCATGTTTCTCAAAAGTCTTCAATGGCTGCCCATTAAAAATACACTGTGCTACCTCATGGATCAACCCAGGCACACGAG ACCAGTATCTGATATTTGGAGCAGAGGAAGGTATTTACACATTAAACCTTAATGAGCTGCACGAGACGTCCATGGAACAG CTTTTCCCCAGGAGatgtacttggctgtatgtcatgagCAACAGCCTGCTGTCAATATCCG GAAAAGCATGTCATCTGTACTCTCACAGTCTGATGGGCCTATTTGAACATGCTCGACAAATGCAGAAACTCCCTGTTGCCATACCAACACAtaaattacctgacaaaataatCCCCAG gAAATTCTCAGTATCCACTAAGATCCCTGAAACAAGAGGGTGTCAGAAGTGCTGTGTTG TGAGGAATCCGTATACTGGTCACAAGTACCTGTGCGGTGCCTTTCAGTCCAGTGTTGTCCTGTTTGAGTGGGTGGAGTCCATGCAGAAATTCATGTTGGTCAAG AGCATAGACTTCCCCCTGCCGTGTCCGCTGGAGGTGTTTGAGATGCTGGTGGTCCCAGAACATCAGTATCCTCTCATCTGCATAGCTGTGAGCAAAGGTACGGAGCTCAACCAGGTGGTGCATTTTGAGACCCTCAACCCCAACTCTACCTCCAACTGGTTTGATTCTG ATACCCCACAGAGCTGCGTGATCCATGTGACCCAACTGGAGAGAGATACAATTTTAGTCTGCTTAGATC GGTGCATTAAGATTGTAAATTTGCAAGGTCGGTTGAAGTCCAGTCGAAAACTCTCAGCAGAACTGACTTTTAACTTCCAGATTGAATCAATAG TTTGCCTTCAAGACAGTGTGTTGGCCTTCTGGAGGCATGGCATGCAAGGACGCAGCTTCAAGTCCAATGAG ATTACACAGGAGATTTCTGACAGCTCCAGGATATTCAGGCTGCTAGGTTCAGACAG AGTGGTGGTTTTGGAAAGCCGACCAACAGACAACCCCACAGCACACAGCAATCTCTACATCCTCGCAGGCCACGAAAACAGCTACTGA
- the map4k3a gene encoding mitogen-activated protein kinase kinase kinase kinase 3 isoform X7, translating to MNSSFDLSRRNPQEDFELIQRIGSGTYGDVYKARNVSTGELAAIKVIKLEPGEDFAVVQQEIIMMKDCKHSNIVAYFGSYLRRDKLWICMEYCGGGSLQDIYHVTGPLTESQIAYVTRETLQGLFYLHSKGKMHRDIKGANILLTDNGYVKLADFGVSAQITATLAKRKSFIGTPYWMAPEVAAVERKGGYNHLCDIWAVGITAIELAELQPPMFDLHPMRALFLMTKSNFQPPKLKDKVKWTNNFHNFVKLALTKNPKKRPPADKLLQHPFVSQPLSRILAIELLDKVNNPDHSSYTDLDDDDPEPEPAVSVPHRIRSASRSSREGKSLSEINFGQVKFDPPITTETKPHHEPPDTDDFLDCAEEIYYTARSNLDLQMDYGQGSPKGSILGGNRSLLKSVEEELHQRGHEAHLEDDDGDDLDDELQHTKSSTMRPKVPPPLPPKPKPSPGPHQSPSGDHDGNQDTIKRCPEPESPARSSINIPPRPPPPRLPANQLSSLGNGMSPSEHSPSTERQSTMPPAVPVPKDKKDFPKPISNGLPPTPKVHMGACFSKVFNGCPLKIHCATSWINPGTRDQYLIFGAEEGIYTLNLNELHETSMEQLFPRRCTWLYVMSNSLLSISGKACHLYSHSLMGLFEHARQMQKLPVAIPTHKLPDKIIPRKFSVSTKIPETRGCQKCCVVRNPYTGHKYLCGAFQSSVVLFEWVESMQKFMLVKSIDFPLPCPLEVFEMLVVPEHQYPLICIAVSKGTELNQVVHFETLNPNSTSNWFDSDTPQSCVIHVTQLERDTILVCLDRCIKIVNLQGRLKSSRKLSAELTFNFQIESIVCLQDSVLAFWRHGMQGRSFKSNEITQEISDSSRIFRLLGSDRVVVLESRPTDNPTAHSNLYILAGHENSY from the exons GCGAGGACTTTGCAGTGGTTCAGCAGGAAATAATCATGATGAAAGACTGCAAGCACTCTAACATTGTGGCCTATTTCGGTAGTTACTTAAG GAGGGATAAATTATGGATATGTATGGAATACTGTGGGGGAGGTTCACTGCAAGACATATATCATG TTACTGGGCCACTAACAGAATCACAGATAGCATATGTAACAAGAGAAACCCTTCAG GGTTTATTTTACCTACACAGCAAAGGAAAGATGCACAGAGACATAAAG GGCGCCAATATTTTATTGACAGACAATGGTTACGTCAAGCTAG CTGATTTTGGTGTGTCTGCACAGATCACAGCAACACTAGCTAAAAGAAAATCCTTCATCGGGACTCCTTATTG GATGGCCCCAGAGGTGGCCGCCGTGGAGAGGAAAGGAGGATACAATCACCTGTGTGACATCTGGGCTGTGGGCATCACCGCCATTGAACTAGCCGAACTGCAACCTCCCATGTTTGACCTTCATCCAATGAG GGCTCTGTTTCTGATGACGAAAAGCAACTTTCAACCCCCCAAATTAAAAGACAAAGTTAAATG GACCAATAATTTCCACAATTTTGTGAAGCTGGCTTTGACGAAAAATCCAAAGAAACGGCCACCAGCTGACAAGTTATTGCAG CATCCCTTTGTGTCCCAGCCATTAAGTCGAATTTTGGCGATTGAGCTGCTGGATAAAGTGAACAACCCCGATCACTCGTCCTACACAGACCTGGATGATGACGACCCAGAGCCGGAG CCTGCAGTGTCTGTTCCACATCGGATTCGCTCAGCAAGCCGTAGCAGTCGGGAAGGGAAGTCTCTGTCAGAGATTAACT TCGGTCAGGTGAAGTTTGACCCTCCTATAACAACAGAGACAAAACCACATCATGAACCG CCCGACACTGATGATTTTTTGGACTGTGCCGAAGAAATATACTACACTGCAAGATCTAATCTg GATTTACAGATGGATTATGGGCAGGGATCCCCTAAAGGCTCCATCCTGGGAGGAAATAG aagCCTCTTGAAATCCGTTGAAGAGGAGCTGCATCAGAG GGGGCATGAGGCTCATTTGgaggatgatgatggtgatgatcttGATGATGAATTGCAACA CACAAAAAGCTCCACTATGAGGCCTAAGGTCCCACCACCGCTTCCTCCCAAA CCAAAGCCCAGTCCCGGACCGCATCAAAGCCCCTCCGGTGATCATGACGGTAACCAGGACACTATAAAGCGCTGCCCGGAGCCCGAAAGCCCCGCTCGATCATCTATCAACATACCCCCTCGACCTCCACCTCCTCGACTGCCCGCAAACCAGCTCAGCAGTTTAG GCAATGGAATGAGCCCGTCTGAACACTCGCCCTCAACAGAGAGACAGTCCACAATGCCCCCTGCTGTTCCTGTACCAAAGGACAAGAAAGATTTCCCA AAACCCATCAGCAATGGTCTCCCACCAACTCCAAAGGTTCAT ATGGGAGCATGTTTCTCAAAAGTCTTCAATGGCTGCCCATTAAAAATACACTGTGCTACCTCATGGATCAACCCAGGCACACGAG ACCAGTATCTGATATTTGGAGCAGAGGAAGGTATTTACACATTAAACCTTAATGAGCTGCACGAGACGTCCATGGAACAG CTTTTCCCCAGGAGatgtacttggctgtatgtcatgagCAACAGCCTGCTGTCAATATCCG GAAAAGCATGTCATCTGTACTCTCACAGTCTGATGGGCCTATTTGAACATGCTCGACAAATGCAGAAACTCCCTGTTGCCATACCAACACAtaaattacctgacaaaataatCCCCAG gAAATTCTCAGTATCCACTAAGATCCCTGAAACAAGAGGGTGTCAGAAGTGCTGTGTTG TGAGGAATCCGTATACTGGTCACAAGTACCTGTGCGGTGCCTTTCAGTCCAGTGTTGTCCTGTTTGAGTGGGTGGAGTCCATGCAGAAATTCATGTTGGTCAAG AGCATAGACTTCCCCCTGCCGTGTCCGCTGGAGGTGTTTGAGATGCTGGTGGTCCCAGAACATCAGTATCCTCTCATCTGCATAGCTGTGAGCAAAGGTACGGAGCTCAACCAGGTGGTGCATTTTGAGACCCTCAACCCCAACTCTACCTCCAACTGGTTTGATTCTG ATACCCCACAGAGCTGCGTGATCCATGTGACCCAACTGGAGAGAGATACAATTTTAGTCTGCTTAGATC GGTGCATTAAGATTGTAAATTTGCAAGGTCGGTTGAAGTCCAGTCGAAAACTCTCAGCAGAACTGACTTTTAACTTCCAGATTGAATCAATAG TTTGCCTTCAAGACAGTGTGTTGGCCTTCTGGAGGCATGGCATGCAAGGACGCAGCTTCAAGTCCAATGAG ATTACACAGGAGATTTCTGACAGCTCCAGGATATTCAGGCTGCTAGGTTCAGACAG AGTGGTGGTTTTGGAAAGCCGACCAACAGACAACCCCACAGCACACAGCAATCTCTACATCCTCGCAGGCCACGAAAACAGCTACTGA
- the map4k3a gene encoding mitogen-activated protein kinase kinase kinase kinase 3 isoform X1: MNSSFDLSRRNPQEDFELIQRIGSGTYGDVYKARNVSTGELAAIKVIKLEPGEDFAVVQQEIIMMKDCKHSNIVAYFGSYLRRDKLWICMEYCGGGSLQDIYHVTGPLTESQIAYVTRETLQGLFYLHSKGKMHRDIKGANILLTDNGYVKLADFGVSAQITATLAKRKSFIGTPYWMAPEVAAVERKGGYNHLCDIWAVGITAIELAELQPPMFDLHPMRALFLMTKSNFQPPKLKDKVKWTNNFHNFVKLALTKNPKKRPPADKLLQHPFVSQPLSRILAIELLDKVNNPDHSSYTDLDDDDPEPEPAVSVPHRIRSASRSSREGKSLSEINFGQVKFDPPITTETKPHHEPPDTDDFLDCAEEIYYTARSNLDLQMDYGQGSPKGSILGGNRSLLKSVEEELHQRGHEAHLEDDDGDDLDDELQHTKSSTMRPKVPPPLPPKPKPSPGPHQSPSGDHDGNQDTIKRCPEPESPARSSINIPPRPPPPRLPANQLSSLGNETNREEHGPWETKGDAGICSLFDERLQVLFDEEEDRDEEGDSNGMSPSEHSPSTERQSTMPPAVPVPKDKKDFPKPISNGLPPTPKVHMGACFSKVFNGCPLKIHCATSWINPGTRDQYLIFGAEEGIYTLNLNELHETSMEQLFPRRCTWLYVMSNSLLSISGKACHLYSHSLMGLFEHARQMQKLPVAIPTHKLPDKIIPRKFSVSTKIPETRGCQKCCVVRNPYTGHKYLCGAFQSSVVLFEWVESMQKFMLVKSIDFPLPCPLEVFEMLVVPEHQYPLICIAVSKGTELNQVVHFETLNPNSTSNWFDSDTPQSCVIHVTQLERDTILVCLDRCIKIVNLQGRLKSSRKLSAELTFNFQIESIVCLQDSVLAFWRHGMQGRSFKSNEITQEISDSSRIFRLLGSDRVVVLESRPTDNPTAHSNLYILAGHENSY, encoded by the exons GCGAGGACTTTGCAGTGGTTCAGCAGGAAATAATCATGATGAAAGACTGCAAGCACTCTAACATTGTGGCCTATTTCGGTAGTTACTTAAG GAGGGATAAATTATGGATATGTATGGAATACTGTGGGGGAGGTTCACTGCAAGACATATATCATG TTACTGGGCCACTAACAGAATCACAGATAGCATATGTAACAAGAGAAACCCTTCAG GGTTTATTTTACCTACACAGCAAAGGAAAGATGCACAGAGACATAAAG GGCGCCAATATTTTATTGACAGACAATGGTTACGTCAAGCTAG CTGATTTTGGTGTGTCTGCACAGATCACAGCAACACTAGCTAAAAGAAAATCCTTCATCGGGACTCCTTATTG GATGGCCCCAGAGGTGGCCGCCGTGGAGAGGAAAGGAGGATACAATCACCTGTGTGACATCTGGGCTGTGGGCATCACCGCCATTGAACTAGCCGAACTGCAACCTCCCATGTTTGACCTTCATCCAATGAG GGCTCTGTTTCTGATGACGAAAAGCAACTTTCAACCCCCCAAATTAAAAGACAAAGTTAAATG GACCAATAATTTCCACAATTTTGTGAAGCTGGCTTTGACGAAAAATCCAAAGAAACGGCCACCAGCTGACAAGTTATTGCAG CATCCCTTTGTGTCCCAGCCATTAAGTCGAATTTTGGCGATTGAGCTGCTGGATAAAGTGAACAACCCCGATCACTCGTCCTACACAGACCTGGATGATGACGACCCAGAGCCGGAG CCTGCAGTGTCTGTTCCACATCGGATTCGCTCAGCAAGCCGTAGCAGTCGGGAAGGGAAGTCTCTGTCAGAGATTAACT TCGGTCAGGTGAAGTTTGACCCTCCTATAACAACAGAGACAAAACCACATCATGAACCG CCCGACACTGATGATTTTTTGGACTGTGCCGAAGAAATATACTACACTGCAAGATCTAATCTg GATTTACAGATGGATTATGGGCAGGGATCCCCTAAAGGCTCCATCCTGGGAGGAAATAG aagCCTCTTGAAATCCGTTGAAGAGGAGCTGCATCAGAG GGGGCATGAGGCTCATTTGgaggatgatgatggtgatgatcttGATGATGAATTGCAACA CACAAAAAGCTCCACTATGAGGCCTAAGGTCCCACCACCGCTTCCTCCCAAA CCAAAGCCCAGTCCCGGACCGCATCAAAGCCCCTCCGGTGATCATGACGGTAACCAGGACACTATAAAGCGCTGCCCGGAGCCCGAAAGCCCCGCTCGATCATCTATCAACATACCCCCTCGACCTCCACCTCCTCGACTGCCCGCAAACCAGCTCAGCAGTTTAGGTAATGAGACCAATCGGGAAGAACATGGCCCGTGGGAAACCAAGGGGGATGCTGGGATATGTAGTCTGTTCGACGAGAGGCTGCAGGTCTTGTTTGATGAAGAGGAAGATCGTGATGAGGAAGGAGACA GCAATGGAATGAGCCCGTCTGAACACTCGCCCTCAACAGAGAGACAGTCCACAATGCCCCCTGCTGTTCCTGTACCAAAGGACAAGAAAGATTTCCCA AAACCCATCAGCAATGGTCTCCCACCAACTCCAAAGGTTCAT ATGGGAGCATGTTTCTCAAAAGTCTTCAATGGCTGCCCATTAAAAATACACTGTGCTACCTCATGGATCAACCCAGGCACACGAG ACCAGTATCTGATATTTGGAGCAGAGGAAGGTATTTACACATTAAACCTTAATGAGCTGCACGAGACGTCCATGGAACAG CTTTTCCCCAGGAGatgtacttggctgtatgtcatgagCAACAGCCTGCTGTCAATATCCG GAAAAGCATGTCATCTGTACTCTCACAGTCTGATGGGCCTATTTGAACATGCTCGACAAATGCAGAAACTCCCTGTTGCCATACCAACACAtaaattacctgacaaaataatCCCCAG gAAATTCTCAGTATCCACTAAGATCCCTGAAACAAGAGGGTGTCAGAAGTGCTGTGTTG TGAGGAATCCGTATACTGGTCACAAGTACCTGTGCGGTGCCTTTCAGTCCAGTGTTGTCCTGTTTGAGTGGGTGGAGTCCATGCAGAAATTCATGTTGGTCAAG AGCATAGACTTCCCCCTGCCGTGTCCGCTGGAGGTGTTTGAGATGCTGGTGGTCCCAGAACATCAGTATCCTCTCATCTGCATAGCTGTGAGCAAAGGTACGGAGCTCAACCAGGTGGTGCATTTTGAGACCCTCAACCCCAACTCTACCTCCAACTGGTTTGATTCTG ATACCCCACAGAGCTGCGTGATCCATGTGACCCAACTGGAGAGAGATACAATTTTAGTCTGCTTAGATC GGTGCATTAAGATTGTAAATTTGCAAGGTCGGTTGAAGTCCAGTCGAAAACTCTCAGCAGAACTGACTTTTAACTTCCAGATTGAATCAATAG TTTGCCTTCAAGACAGTGTGTTGGCCTTCTGGAGGCATGGCATGCAAGGACGCAGCTTCAAGTCCAATGAG ATTACACAGGAGATTTCTGACAGCTCCAGGATATTCAGGCTGCTAGGTTCAGACAG AGTGGTGGTTTTGGAAAGCCGACCAACAGACAACCCCACAGCACACAGCAATCTCTACATCCTCGCAGGCCACGAAAACAGCTACTGA
- the map4k3a gene encoding mitogen-activated protein kinase kinase kinase kinase 3 isoform X2, whose product MNSSFDLSRRNPQEDFELIQRIGSGTYGDVYKARNVSTGELAAIKVIKLEPGEDFAVVQQEIIMMKDCKHSNIVAYFGSYLRRDKLWICMEYCGGGSLQDIYHVTGPLTESQIAYVTRETLQGLFYLHSKGKMHRDIKGANILLTDNGYVKLADFGVSAQITATLAKRKSFIGTPYWMAPEVAAVERKGGYNHLCDIWAVGITAIELAELQPPMFDLHPMRALFLMTKSNFQPPKLKDKVKWTNNFHNFVKLALTKNPKKRPPADKLLQHPFVSQPLSRILAIELLDKVNNPDHSSYTDLDDDDPEPEFKYRGLFLPVSPLSRRILHFAARRKPAVSVPHRIRSASRSSREGKSLSEINFGQVKFDPPITTETKPHHEPPDTDDFLDCAEEIYYTARSNLDLQMDYGQGSPKGSILGGNRSLLKSVEEELHQRGHEAHLEDDDGDDLDDELQHTKSSTMRPKVPPPLPPKPKPSPGPHQSPSGDHDGNQDTIKRCPEPESPARSSINIPPRPPPPRLPANQLSSLGNGMSPSEHSPSTERQSTMPPAVPVPKDKKDFPKPISNGLPPTPKVHMGACFSKVFNGCPLKIHCATSWINPGTRDQYLIFGAEEGIYTLNLNELHETSMEQLFPRRCTWLYVMSNSLLSISGKACHLYSHSLMGLFEHARQMQKLPVAIPTHKLPDKIIPRKFSVSTKIPETRGCQKCCVVRNPYTGHKYLCGAFQSSVVLFEWVESMQKFMLVKSIDFPLPCPLEVFEMLVVPEHQYPLICIAVSKGTELNQVVHFETLNPNSTSNWFDSDTPQSCVIHVTQLERDTILVCLDRCIKIVNLQGRLKSSRKLSAELTFNFQIESIVCLQDSVLAFWRHGMQGRSFKSNEITQEISDSSRIFRLLGSDRVVVLESRPTDNPTAHSNLYILAGHENSY is encoded by the exons GCGAGGACTTTGCAGTGGTTCAGCAGGAAATAATCATGATGAAAGACTGCAAGCACTCTAACATTGTGGCCTATTTCGGTAGTTACTTAAG GAGGGATAAATTATGGATATGTATGGAATACTGTGGGGGAGGTTCACTGCAAGACATATATCATG TTACTGGGCCACTAACAGAATCACAGATAGCATATGTAACAAGAGAAACCCTTCAG GGTTTATTTTACCTACACAGCAAAGGAAAGATGCACAGAGACATAAAG GGCGCCAATATTTTATTGACAGACAATGGTTACGTCAAGCTAG CTGATTTTGGTGTGTCTGCACAGATCACAGCAACACTAGCTAAAAGAAAATCCTTCATCGGGACTCCTTATTG GATGGCCCCAGAGGTGGCCGCCGTGGAGAGGAAAGGAGGATACAATCACCTGTGTGACATCTGGGCTGTGGGCATCACCGCCATTGAACTAGCCGAACTGCAACCTCCCATGTTTGACCTTCATCCAATGAG GGCTCTGTTTCTGATGACGAAAAGCAACTTTCAACCCCCCAAATTAAAAGACAAAGTTAAATG GACCAATAATTTCCACAATTTTGTGAAGCTGGCTTTGACGAAAAATCCAAAGAAACGGCCACCAGCTGACAAGTTATTGCAG CATCCCTTTGTGTCCCAGCCATTAAGTCGAATTTTGGCGATTGAGCTGCTGGATAAAGTGAACAACCCCGATCACTCGTCCTACACAGACCTGGATGATGACGACCCAGAGCCGGAG TTTAAATACAGAGGGTTGTTTTTACCAGTCTCTCCTCTCTCCCGGCGAATCCTTCACTTTGCAGCTCGCAGAAAG CCTGCAGTGTCTGTTCCACATCGGATTCGCTCAGCAAGCCGTAGCAGTCGGGAAGGGAAGTCTCTGTCAGAGATTAACT TCGGTCAGGTGAAGTTTGACCCTCCTATAACAACAGAGACAAAACCACATCATGAACCG CCCGACACTGATGATTTTTTGGACTGTGCCGAAGAAATATACTACACTGCAAGATCTAATCTg GATTTACAGATGGATTATGGGCAGGGATCCCCTAAAGGCTCCATCCTGGGAGGAAATAG aagCCTCTTGAAATCCGTTGAAGAGGAGCTGCATCAGAG GGGGCATGAGGCTCATTTGgaggatgatgatggtgatgatcttGATGATGAATTGCAACA CACAAAAAGCTCCACTATGAGGCCTAAGGTCCCACCACCGCTTCCTCCCAAA CCAAAGCCCAGTCCCGGACCGCATCAAAGCCCCTCCGGTGATCATGACGGTAACCAGGACACTATAAAGCGCTGCCCGGAGCCCGAAAGCCCCGCTCGATCATCTATCAACATACCCCCTCGACCTCCACCTCCTCGACTGCCCGCAAACCAGCTCAGCAGTTTAG GCAATGGAATGAGCCCGTCTGAACACTCGCCCTCAACAGAGAGACAGTCCACAATGCCCCCTGCTGTTCCTGTACCAAAGGACAAGAAAGATTTCCCA AAACCCATCAGCAATGGTCTCCCACCAACTCCAAAGGTTCAT ATGGGAGCATGTTTCTCAAAAGTCTTCAATGGCTGCCCATTAAAAATACACTGTGCTACCTCATGGATCAACCCAGGCACACGAG ACCAGTATCTGATATTTGGAGCAGAGGAAGGTATTTACACATTAAACCTTAATGAGCTGCACGAGACGTCCATGGAACAG CTTTTCCCCAGGAGatgtacttggctgtatgtcatgagCAACAGCCTGCTGTCAATATCCG GAAAAGCATGTCATCTGTACTCTCACAGTCTGATGGGCCTATTTGAACATGCTCGACAAATGCAGAAACTCCCTGTTGCCATACCAACACAtaaattacctgacaaaataatCCCCAG gAAATTCTCAGTATCCACTAAGATCCCTGAAACAAGAGGGTGTCAGAAGTGCTGTGTTG TGAGGAATCCGTATACTGGTCACAAGTACCTGTGCGGTGCCTTTCAGTCCAGTGTTGTCCTGTTTGAGTGGGTGGAGTCCATGCAGAAATTCATGTTGGTCAAG AGCATAGACTTCCCCCTGCCGTGTCCGCTGGAGGTGTTTGAGATGCTGGTGGTCCCAGAACATCAGTATCCTCTCATCTGCATAGCTGTGAGCAAAGGTACGGAGCTCAACCAGGTGGTGCATTTTGAGACCCTCAACCCCAACTCTACCTCCAACTGGTTTGATTCTG ATACCCCACAGAGCTGCGTGATCCATGTGACCCAACTGGAGAGAGATACAATTTTAGTCTGCTTAGATC GGTGCATTAAGATTGTAAATTTGCAAGGTCGGTTGAAGTCCAGTCGAAAACTCTCAGCAGAACTGACTTTTAACTTCCAGATTGAATCAATAG TTTGCCTTCAAGACAGTGTGTTGGCCTTCTGGAGGCATGGCATGCAAGGACGCAGCTTCAAGTCCAATGAG ATTACACAGGAGATTTCTGACAGCTCCAGGATATTCAGGCTGCTAGGTTCAGACAG AGTGGTGGTTTTGGAAAGCCGACCAACAGACAACCCCACAGCACACAGCAATCTCTACATCCTCGCAGGCCACGAAAACAGCTACTGA